Proteins from one Doryrhamphus excisus isolate RoL2022-K1 chromosome 19, RoL_Dexc_1.0, whole genome shotgun sequence genomic window:
- the anxa3b gene encoding annexin A3b isoform X1, protein MSQLPSNGRCLFHVGEKCMIVEHSKFHAWNNNSPDMSFSSTTTNMWDDLDLLLDSPSSLSVTSNTRGTVKDKADFKVEEDVAALRTAVEGIGTTEKTLVEVLTQRSNAQRQLIAKAYEKAAGRTLVADLEGDTHGDFEDLLVALVKAPDVYDCHEVIKAIKGAGTTESTLTEIFASRSNRQIKAMSAAYLAETGRLLLHDLKSEVSGDYGKALLLLAEGKRDESAGVDGAKAKADAKSLYEAGEKKWGTDEGRFIEILCHRSVPQLRQTLVEYKNISKKTLQESIESEMSGNLETLLVAVVKCVKNVPAYLAERLYESMKGLGTTESTLTRILVSRSEIDLMDIRAEYKKLFGYTLYSQLESEVSGSYGNALKHLCGQD, encoded by the exons atgagtcaacttccttctaatggGCGTTGCCTTTTCCACGTCGGTGAAAAGTGCATGATTGTGGAACACTCGAAATTCCACGCTTGGAATAACAACAGCCCGGATATGTCCTTTAG CTCAACAACCACCAACATGTGG GATGATCTGGATTTGCTGTTAGACTCCCCCTCGTCCCTGAGTGTCACA TCCAACACAAGGGGGACGGTGAAGGACAAAGCCGACTTTAAAGTGGAAGAGGATGTGGCTGCTCTCAGGACGGCGGTGGAAGGCATCG GCACCACAGAAAAGACCCTGGTTGAGGTGTTGACCCAAAGAAGTAACGCTCAGCGACAGCTCATCGCCAAAGCCTACGAGAAAGCCGCAGGAAGG ACATTAGTAGCCGATCTGGAGGGCGACACGCATGGAGACTTTGAGGACTTGCTGGTAGCGTTGGTGAAAGCGCCTGACGTCTACGACTGCCACGAAGTCATCAAAGCCATCAAG GGTGCAGGCACCACCGAGAGCACGCTGACGGAAATCTTTGCCTCCAGATCCAACAGACAGATCAAAGCCATGTCTGCGGCGTACCTGGCAG AAACCGGAAGGCTGTTGCTTCACGACCTCAAGTCGGAGGTTTCTGGAGATTACGGAAAAGCTCTGCTCCTCCTGGCAGAG GGCAAGAGAGACGAGAGCGCCGGAGTGGACGGGGCCAAAGCCAAAGCAGATGCCAAA TCTCTGTACGAGGCAGGAGAGAAGAAGTGGGGAACGGACGAGGGCAGGTTCATCGAGATCCTTTGCCACAGGAGTGTTCCTCAGCTCAGACAGA cTCTGGTGGAGTACAAGAACATCAGTAAGAAGACTCTGCAGGAGAGCATCGAGAGCGAAATGTCGGGAAACCTGGAGACGCTTCTGGTGGCTGTAG TGAAATGTGTGAAGAACGTGCCTGCGTACCTGGCAGAGAGGCTTTACGAGAGCATGAAG GGTTTAGGAACCACAGAGTCCACACTGACCCGGATACTGGTCAGCCGCTCCGAGATCGATCTGATGGACATTAGAGCGGAGTACAAGAAACTCTTTGGGTACACGCTCTACTCCCAGCTTGAG
- the anxa3b gene encoding annexin A3b isoform X2 — MWDDLDLLLDSPSSLSVTSNTRGTVKDKADFKVEEDVAALRTAVEGIGTTEKTLVEVLTQRSNAQRQLIAKAYEKAAGRTLVADLEGDTHGDFEDLLVALVKAPDVYDCHEVIKAIKGAGTTESTLTEIFASRSNRQIKAMSAAYLAETGRLLLHDLKSEVSGDYGKALLLLAEGKRDESAGVDGAKAKADAKSLYEAGEKKWGTDEGRFIEILCHRSVPQLRQTLVEYKNISKKTLQESIESEMSGNLETLLVAVVKCVKNVPAYLAERLYESMKGLGTTESTLTRILVSRSEIDLMDIRAEYKKLFGYTLYSQLESEVSGSYGNALKHLCGQD, encoded by the exons ATGTGG GATGATCTGGATTTGCTGTTAGACTCCCCCTCGTCCCTGAGTGTCACA TCCAACACAAGGGGGACGGTGAAGGACAAAGCCGACTTTAAAGTGGAAGAGGATGTGGCTGCTCTCAGGACGGCGGTGGAAGGCATCG GCACCACAGAAAAGACCCTGGTTGAGGTGTTGACCCAAAGAAGTAACGCTCAGCGACAGCTCATCGCCAAAGCCTACGAGAAAGCCGCAGGAAGG ACATTAGTAGCCGATCTGGAGGGCGACACGCATGGAGACTTTGAGGACTTGCTGGTAGCGTTGGTGAAAGCGCCTGACGTCTACGACTGCCACGAAGTCATCAAAGCCATCAAG GGTGCAGGCACCACCGAGAGCACGCTGACGGAAATCTTTGCCTCCAGATCCAACAGACAGATCAAAGCCATGTCTGCGGCGTACCTGGCAG AAACCGGAAGGCTGTTGCTTCACGACCTCAAGTCGGAGGTTTCTGGAGATTACGGAAAAGCTCTGCTCCTCCTGGCAGAG GGCAAGAGAGACGAGAGCGCCGGAGTGGACGGGGCCAAAGCCAAAGCAGATGCCAAA TCTCTGTACGAGGCAGGAGAGAAGAAGTGGGGAACGGACGAGGGCAGGTTCATCGAGATCCTTTGCCACAGGAGTGTTCCTCAGCTCAGACAGA cTCTGGTGGAGTACAAGAACATCAGTAAGAAGACTCTGCAGGAGAGCATCGAGAGCGAAATGTCGGGAAACCTGGAGACGCTTCTGGTGGCTGTAG TGAAATGTGTGAAGAACGTGCCTGCGTACCTGGCAGAGAGGCTTTACGAGAGCATGAAG GGTTTAGGAACCACAGAGTCCACACTGACCCGGATACTGGTCAGCCGCTCCGAGATCGATCTGATGGACATTAGAGCGGAGTACAAGAAACTCTTTGGGTACACGCTCTACTCCCAGCTTGAG